In a single window of the Bufo bufo chromosome 5, aBufBuf1.1, whole genome shotgun sequence genome:
- the LOC121002655 gene encoding LOW QUALITY PROTEIN: uncharacterized protein LOC121002655 (The sequence of the model RefSeq protein was modified relative to this genomic sequence to represent the inferred CDS: inserted 1 base in 1 codon), with protein VVPRKYRQELLRIGHDVPLAGHLGIRKTGYRITQNFFWPGVSDDVRAYCQTCEVCQRIGKKGDHPKAKLVSMPIIEEPFTRVAVDIIGPLAQPSRSGKRYILTIVDYATRYPEAVALSNIQAETVAEALVKVFSRVGFPKEVLSDQGTQFTAEVTQQIWKTCGVKSLTSSPYHPQTNGLCERFNGTLKQMLKSFTGAYKDWERFLPHLLFAYREVPQESTGFSPFELLYGRRVRGPLDLILLETKQATFSQEPGYTLLAIHKVETPGQAPLRQPPYRIPEAVREGMRKEIDEMLRLGVIEPSESPWASPVVLVPKKDGTTRFCVDYRRLNDKTVTDAYPMPRMDELLDRISAGKYLTTIDLCKGYWQIPLAEDAIPKSAFIXPFGLYQFRVMPFGMKNAPATFQRMVDQLLRGLQSFAGAYLDDIAIHSDTWEAHLEHVGVVLDRIRGAGLTLKPDKCHLGMGEVQYLGHRVGCGKQRPEPAKIEAVANWPTPHTKTQVMAFLGTAGYYRRFVPDYSALAKPLTDLTKKKLPRQVLWSPECEVAFQALKTALVNAPVLVTPDPNKRFIVHTDASMFGLGAVLSQIGEDGGEHPVAYLSRKLLPREVSYATIEKECLALVWALKKLTPYLYGRAFTLITDHNPLVWLNRVSGDNARLLRWSLALQPVYLSIFHDESLGGQEIIPPGIFPKGPMGEKESTSSVKSRPRKCGVCSKRLPSSGSKLLCKDCTSTVVKAESSSFMEEINTLPRQGHRPPSSRGPDYSGSDLDSTDSELSDVETTARSLESEKSSKYRRFLFNPEDIDKLIRTIRATSSMEIPKRSKSVQEEIFGGLGERHKSVFPVPDNVQKMIRAEWEKPEKGSFIPWGLKRRYPFDEADCADWEVIPRVDAPIAKVAKRTVLPFEEAAQLKDPLDRKAKSLLKKTWKATAALLKPGVAATCVARTLAVWLEQLECHIANKTPWEEILDSLPLLMKATFFLADAAAESVRLSARTAVLSNTTRRVLWLKAWSGDTVSKNRLISLPFHGQYVFGSDLDNILENATDQVRPDQAPQGPQVSFIRGRKKLITPGGSRKGPCWRIGWFWKSNGNFRTIINLRPLNKHITYHKFRMETVKSAVKLIKRGAMMATIDLSDAYFHIPISSAPRIFTKVMAAVVASLSKEGIIIVPYLDNLLIVAETSDLLHRHIQVVLLHLQNLGWLVNREKSDLLPDHRKIFLGILSKSAPKVSVRKVQTDSGGPILAQEKLVRAPQVP; from the exons gtagttccccggaaataccgccaggagttattgaggattgggcacgacgtacccttggcaggccatttgggaatacgcaagacagggtatcggataacccagaacttcttctggcctggggtgtccgacgacgtcagggcgtattgtcaaacgtgcgaggtatgccaacgtataggtaaaaagggagaccacccaaaggctaaactagtttccatgcccattattgaagaaccgttcacaagggtagccgtggacattatagggcccctggcccaacctagccgttccggcaagcggtatatactcaccatagtagactacgccacccgttaccccgaagcggtagctctctctaacatacaggctgagaccgtagcagaggccctagttaaagtattttcccgagtaggctttcccaaggaggttctgtccgaccaaggtacccaattcacggccgaggtaacccagcagatatggaaaacctgtggagttaaatccctgactagctccccataccatccccagactaacggcctgtgcgagcgcttcaacggaacgctaaagcaaatgttgaagtcgttcacgggggcatacaaggattgggagcgattcctgccacaccttctctttgcctaccgagaggtgccgcaggaatcgaccggattctcacccttcgaacttctctatgggaggcgggtgagggggcccttagatctcatc ttactagaaacaaaacaggccacattctctcagGAGCCTGGATACACACTCCTAGCCATACACAAGGTAGAGACTCCAGGACAGGCACCCCTGAGACAGCCTCCCTACCGTATCCCCGAAGCAGTCCGGGAAGGGATGCGGAAGGAGATAGATGAGATGCTTCGGCTAGGCGTAATCGAACCCTCAGAAAGTCCTTGGGCCTCGCCGGTAGTCTTAGTGCCAAAGAAGGATGGGACAACCCGCTTCTGTGTAGATTACCGGCGCCTCAATGACAAGACAGTTACGGACGCCTATCCGATGCCACGGATGGACGAGCTGCTTGACCGTATCTCTGCAGGGAAGTATCTGACCACAATAGACCTATGCAAgggatattggcagattcccctagcagaagatgccatacccaagtcggccttca acccgttcggcctataccaattccgggttatgccgttcgggatgaagaacgccccggccaccttccaacggatggtggatcagttacttaggggtctccagagctttgcaggcgcttacctggatgacatcgccatccacagcgatacctgggaagcgcacctagagcacgtaggggtagtattagataggatcaggggggccgggctgaccctgaaacccgacaaatgtcacttgggtatgggcgaggtacaatatttgggccaccgagtaggatgtggtaagcaacggccggagccggctaagatcgaggccgttgccaattggcccactccccacaccaagacacaagtcatggctttcttaggcacagccggctattacagacgctttgtacccgactatagtgccctggccaaacccctgaccgacttgaccaaaaagaagctaccccgacaagtcctgtggtccccggaatgcgaggtggctttccaagcactaaagactgctctggttaatgctccggtgttggttacgccagatcctaacaaaagatttattgtccatacagacgcttcaatgtttggactgggggcagtactaagccagatcggggaggatggaggagagcacccggtggcatacctgagtcggaagctgttgccaagggaggtcagttatgccaccattgaaaaagagtgtttggccttggtatgggcactcaaaaagctcacaccttacctttatggccgggcgttcactctcatcaccgatcacaaccccttggtgtggcttaaccgggtttcaggggacaacgcccgtttgctacgctggagcttggccttacagccc GTTTATCTGTCCATCTTCCATGATGAGAGCTTGGGTGGCCAAGAAATCATCCCACCAGGAATCTTTCCAAAAGGGCCTATG ggagaaaaggagtctaCCTCCTCTGTTAAATCCAGACCCAGGAAGTGCGGCGTCTGTTCTAAGCGCCTTCCCTCCTCAGGGTCCAAACTGCTGTGTAAGGACTGCACCTCTACCGTGGTGAAGGCGGAGTCCTCTAGTTTTATGGAAGAGATTAATACTCTG CCTCGCCAGGGCCACAGACCACCCTCCTCCAGAGGCCCTGACTACTCTGGGAGTGACCTGGACTCGACCGACTCTGAATTATCAGATGTGGAAACTACTGCTAGATCTCTGGAATCGGAGAAAAGTAGCAAGTACAGGAGATTCCTCTTTAACCCAGAAGATATCGACAAATTGATCCGAACTATCAGGGCCACTAGTAGCATGGAGATCCCTAAGAGGTCCAAGTCAGTCCAGGAGGAGATTTTCGGGGGGTTAGGGGAGAGGCACAAGTCGGTGTTTCCGGTCCCGGACAATGTCCAGAAGATGATACGGGCTGAATGGGAGAAGCCGGAGAAGGGTTCCTTTATCCCATGGGGTCTTAAGAGGCGATACCCCTTCGACGAAGCAGACTGTGCCGATTGGGAAGTCATTCCCAGGGTTGACGCTCCCATTGCCAAGGTAGCAAAACGGACGGTCCTACCATTTGAGGAAGCGGCACAGCTCAAGGACCCTCTAGATAGGAAAGCCAAGAGCCTACTCAAGAAAACATGGAAGGCTACAGCAGCTCTCCTAAAACCGGGGGTAGCAGCAACGTGCGTTGCTCGTACACTTGCAGTGTGGCTTGAACAACTAGAGTGCCATATAGCAAATAAGACCCCTTGGGAGGAGATCCTGGACAGTCTTCCTCTTTTAATGAAGGCCACTTTCTTCCTTGCCGATGCCGCCGCAGAATCGGTTAGACTATCTGCCCGCACGGCGGTCCTTTCCAATACTACCAGACGGGTACTGTGGCTTAAGGCCTGGTCGGGCGATACCGTCTCAAAGAACAGGCTGATATCTCTACCTTTTCACGGTCAGTATGTGTTCGGGTCCGACCTGGACAATATCCTTGAGAACGCCACGGACC AGGTTCGTCCTGACCAAGCTCCCCAGGGGCCTCAAGTCTCCTTTATCCGAGGGCGTAAGAAACTTATTACGCCTGGGGGCAGTAGAAAGGGTCCCTGCTGGAGAATTGGGTGGTTTTGGAAATCGAATGGCAATTTTCGGACCATCATAAATTTAAGACCCCTGAACAAACACATCACTTACCACAAGTTCAGGATGGAGACCGTCAAGTCAGcggtgaagctcatcaaaagagggGCTATGATGGCTACAATAGACCTCTCCGACGCATACTTCCATATCCCAATATCATCGGCACCCCGCATATTCACCAAGGTTATGGCGGCGGTCGTAGCCTCCCTAAGCAAGGAGGGGATAATAATTGTCCCTTACCTGGACAACCTGCTAATAGTGGCAGAAACCTCAGATCTCCTTCACAGGCACATCCAAGTGGTTCTCTTGCACCTCCAGAACTTGGGCTGGTTAGTCAACCGGGAGAAGTCTGACCTGCTCCCAGACCATCGGAAGATCTTCCTGGGTATCCTCTCCAAGAGTGCTCCAAAAGTTTCAGTCCGAAAGGTGCAGACtgattctggtggtcccattctggcccaggagaagCTGGTTCGGGCTCCTCAGGTCCCTTAG